TTCAATAAAACTGGCGCGGCCATTCAAAAACAGCGTGAATTGGCAGATCACTCTTTGCGGCAGGATATTTCTTTGATCAATCAAACCCTGTCTCAGCTAGAGACTGTGAATCAAAAACTGTCTCGAACGGCGCCACTCTCTTCGCAGCAGGCCGGCTTGCGCGATCAGCAGGATCTCTTGTTGCAAGATCTGGCACAGTTTCTGCCCTTCAAACAAATTGAACGGGCGCATGGGGCGGTGGCACTTTATACGGTGAAAGGGCAAATCCTTTTGGACAGTCACGCTACAGAATTGGCAATTTCTGAGACAGGTTTCGGCCAAAATTGGCCTCCACCACCGGCCGTACAAAGCACTCAATTACAAATCAAAACAGGCGAGGGATGGCAGCCGATCCGACCTATTTCAGGCGCAGGATCGCTATCTGCCACGCAAGATATCAGCCTCAAATGGGCGCCTAATCTACAGGCTCAAACCGATCAATTGGCCTTCAAACTGTCGCAGATATTTTCCAGCTTGACAGAAGATACCAGCTTGCACGGCGATAACCCAGGCCTTTTCACAGATCTGGGCGGGCGCATAAACGCCGATCGTCTCGAGGGCTTGGCCAGCCGGTTACAGATCAATGCTGGCGTAAATCCGGATCAAGGCGGGCAAATTTGGCGGATGCGCGATGGCGTTTACGCTGAACACCCCGCCGAAGATATCTCGGGCGCGCTGCTCGCTGAAATGGCCGATCAATTATCTATGTCACAAGCCTTGGACGGTAACCCATCAACATCTATTATAAAGGATGCGCAGATGATCACCGCGCAGGCCCACCGATTGACAAATCAAGCCGAAGAAAACCTTGTTACGCAGCAGGCCTATTTAACGCTTACCGAAACGGCGCTTGCCGCACATTCGGTCGATACGGATATTGAATTACAAGAATTATTGCAGATTGAAACGGCATTCGCCGCAAATGCCAAAATGCTTCAAACGGTTGATGAAATGATGCAAGAAATCTTAAGGATCGGCCGATGAACCTCTCCTTTCATACCTATGCACGCGCAAATTTATCCTCTTTCACCTCACAGTTAAAAGCCGAGATCCTGAATTTAAGCGCCGATTTGTCAGCCGGCAAACATACCAATCTGGGCAAAGCGCAAGTCGTTCAAATTCCTCTGATACAGAGCATTCAAAGCGATCTTCAAAACGCAGCAACGCGCGCAATCATACGCCAAGATGCTGATTTCTTCTTCACGCAAACCGAACTGTCTTTGGCAAATATCACCGCGTATATAAAAGCCGAAAATGAGCGCGTGGTGGATTTAAGCTCTGCTCCTCAAGCGATGGCAACGCGCGATGCAAGCGCAAAAGCTGAAAGCTTTTTCACCGCCTTGGTGGGCCTGATTAATCGACAAAGCGGAGGAAAATTCTTTTTCTCAGGACACCAGAGCCACCGCGCCGCTCTTTCGGATGCAAAGACCATATTGACGGCGCTGCGCCAGGATCTTGGAGCCACTTACACCGCAGATCAATTGAACACTGCGCTAAACATTTGGTTTGATGGCGCCTCAGCACGATTTGAGCAAGATTTTTATCACGGCGATACCAACCAACATAAAACCTTCCAAATAAACGCTGGTGAGAGCCTAAGCCCCCCTTTTCGTGGCAACTCAGAAGCGGTAAAAATGATGTTGAAAACCGCCGCTAAGCTTATCTTGGCGATCGACGCACCTGTGCCTGCACCGGATCTCGCGCAGATCTATCAAAAAACGGCAGCCTCGCTGCATGGCTCGCTCGATAATTTTCAACAGGCCCGTGCAAATCTTGGCATCACGCATCAACGGCTTGATCAACAAAACGCCTTCGCGAAAAACGATCAAAATGCGCTTGAGCTGCAAATGGCAGAGCTGACCGATATCAATAAATATGATGCAACAGTGGCGCTGCAAGACGCGGAGACTAGATTAGAAAATCTCTATTTGATTACGGCCAAACTTTCTAAATTATCTTTGATTCACTTTTTGAAATGATACGCAATCTGGGCCTTATTGCGCTGTTTTTACTCTGCGCATCGCTGGCAGTTTCGGCGCCTGTTCGCATCAAAGACCTTGTGGAATATGAGGGCGTTCGAGCAAATGATCTTATTGGCTATGGCCTTGTTATCGGGCTGGATGGCACCGGCGACAGCTTGCGCAATGCACCTTTCACAGAAGATTTGATCTCCAACATTCTTGAGCGCCTTGGCACAAATGTAACGGGAGAGGCATTCAGAACAAAAAACATCGCATCGGTTTTTGTTACAGCCAAATTACCCCCGTTTTCGCGCGCAGGAAGCTATATTGACGTG
The sequence above is drawn from the Rhodobacteraceae bacterium IMCC1335 genome and encodes:
- the flgK gene encoding flagellar hook-associated protein FlgK, whose protein sequence is MSLISSLSQAMTGLARSAKAAELVAENIANANKAGYAKRSLSLHGQTHGQDGLGINAIVRQDNGLLLGEHQLAAGDRAYAKLKAGFYNAMRLTFGDVGSTSTLEASLNKLEADLRIASVDPSDENRLASAFHAAQSVVQIFNKTGAAIQKQRELADHSLRQDISLINQTLSQLETVNQKLSRTAPLSSQQAGLRDQQDLLLQDLAQFLPFKQIERAHGAVALYTVKGQILLDSHATELAISETGFGQNWPPPPAVQSTQLQIKTGEGWQPIRPISGAGSLSATQDISLKWAPNLQAQTDQLAFKLSQIFSSLTEDTSLHGDNPGLFTDLGGRINADRLEGLASRLQINAGVNPDQGGQIWRMRDGVYAEHPAEDISGALLAEMADQLSMSQALDGNPSTSIIKDAQMITAQAHRLTNQAEENLVTQQAYLTLTETALAAHSVDTDIELQELLQIETAFAANAKMLQTVDEMMQEILRIGR